GGAACTACGAGATCACCCCAAGGACGCCTTCGGTATCCAGGGGTCGCGGACCGACCATAGAACCCTGTTCAATAAGTGGAATGCATTAGCTGTCCGCTCTCAGGTTGGGCAGTAAGGGTCGGAGAAGGGCAATCACTCATTCTTAAAACCAGCATTCTTAAGACCAAAGAGTCGGGGCGGAAAAGGGGGGAAAGCTCTCCGTTCCTGGTTCTCCTGTAGCTGGATCCTCCGGAACCACAAGAATCCTTAGTTAGAATGGGATTCCAACTCAGCACCTTTTGAGATTTTGAGAAGAGTTGCTCTTTGGAGAGCACAGTACGATGAAAGTTGTAAGCTGTGTTCGGGGGGGAGTTATTGTCTATCGTTGGCCTCTATGGTAGAATCAGTCGGGGGCCTGAGAGGCGGTGGTTTACCCTGTGGCGGATGTCAGCGGTTCGAGTCCGCTTATCTCCAACTCGTGAACTTAGACGAAACAAAGCTATATGATAGTACCCAATTTTTCCGATTCGGCAGTTCGATCTATGATTTATCATTCATGGACGTTGATAAGATCCTTCCATTTAATTTAGCAGCACCTTAGGATGGCATAGCCTTAAAGTAAAGTAAAGTAAAGTAAAGTAAAGTAAAGTAAAGTAAAGTAAAGTAAAGTAAAGTTAAGGGCGAGGTTCAAACGAGGAAAGGCTTACGGTGGATACCTAGGCACCCAGAGACGAGGAAGGGCGTAGTAAGCGACGAAATGCTTCGGGGAGTTGAAAATAAGCGTAGATCCGGAGATTCCCGAATAGGTCAACCTTTCGAACTGCTGCTGAATCCATGGGCAGGCAAGAGACAACCTGGCGAACTGAAACATCTTAGTAGCCGGAGGAAAAGAAAGCAAAAGCGATTCCCGTAGTAGCGGCGAGCGAAATGGGAGCAGCCTAAACCGTGAAAACGGGGTTGTGGGAGAGCAATAAAAGCGTCGTGCTGCTAGGCGAAGCGGTGAAGTGCCGAACCCTAGATGGCGATAGTCCAGTAGCCGAAAGCATCACTAGCTTACGCTCTGACCCGAGTAGCATGGGGCACGTGGAATCCCGTGTGAATCAGCAAGGACCACCTTGCAAGGCTAAATACTCCTGGGTGACCGATAGCGAAGTAGTACCGTGAGGGAAGGGTGAAAAGAACCCCCGTCGGGGAGTGAAATAGAACATGAAACCGTAAGCTCCCAAGCAGTGGGAGGAGCCCAGGGCTCTGACCGCGTGCCTGTTGAAGAATGAGCCGGCGACTCATAGGCAGTGGCTTGGTTAAGGGAACCCACCGGAGCCGTAGCGAAAGCGAGTCTTCATAGGGCAATTGTCACTGCTTATGGACCCGAACCTGGGTGATCTATCCATGACCAGGATGAAGCTTGGGTGAAACTAAGTGGAGGTCCGAACCGACTGATGTTGAAGAATCAGCGGATGAGTTGTGGTTAGGGGTGAAATGCCACTCGAACCCAGAGCTAGCTGGTTCTCCCCGAAATGCGTTGAGGCGCAGCAGTTGACTGGACATCTAGGGGTAAAGCACTGTTTCGGTGCGGGCCGCGAGAGCGGTACCAAATCGAGGCAAACTCTGAATACTAGATATGACCTCAAAATAACAGGGGTCGAGGTCGGCCAGTGAGACGATGGGGGATAAGCTTCATCGTCGAGAGGGAAACAGCCCGGATCACCAGCTAAGGCCCCTAAATGACCGCTCAGTGATAAAGGAGGTAGGGGTGCAGAGACAGCCAGGAGGTTTGCCTAGAAGCAGCCACCCTTGAAAGAGTGCGTAATAGCTCACTGATCGAGCGCTCTTGCGCCGAAGATGAACGGGGCTAAGCGATCTGCCGAAGCTGTGGGATGTAAAAATGCATCGGTAGGGGAGCGTTCCGCCTTAGGGGGAAGCAACCGCGCGAGCGGGAGTAGACGAAGCGGAAGCGAGAATGTCGGCTTGAGTAACGCAAACATTGGTGAGAATCCAATGCCCCGAAAACCCAAGGGTTCCTCCGCAAGGTTCGTCCACGGAGGGTGAGTCAGGGCCTAAGATCAGGCCGAAAGGCGTAGTCGATGGACAACAGGTGAATATTCCTGTACTACCCCTTGTTGGTCCCGAGGGACGGAGGAGGCTAGGTTAGCCGAAAGATGGTTATCGGTTCAAGGACGCAAGGTGCCCCTGCTTTTTCAGGGTAAGAAGGGGTAGAGAAAATGCCCCGAGCCAATGTTCGAGTACCAGGCGCTACGGCGCTGAAGTAACCCATGCTATACTCCCAGGAAAAGCTCGAACGACCTTCAACAAAAGGGTACCTGTACCCGAAACCGACACAGGTGGGTAGGTAGAGAATACCTAGGGGCGCGAGACAACTCTCTCTAAGGAACTCGGCAAAATAGCCCCGTAACTTCGGGAGAAGGGGTGCCTCCTCACAAAGGGGGTCGCAGTGACCAGGCCCGGGCGACTGTTTACCAAAAACACAGGTCTCCGCAAAGTCGTAAGACCATGTATGGGGGCTGACGCCTGCCCAGTGCCGGAAGGTCAAGGAAGTTGGTGACCTGATGACAGGGGAGCCGGCGACCGAAGCCCCGGTGAACGGCGGCCGTAACTATAACGGTCCTAAGGTAGCGAAATTCCTTGTCGGGTAAGTTCCGACCCGCACGAAAGGCGTAACGATCTGGGCACTGTCTCGGAGAGAGGCTCGGTGAAATAGACATGTCTGTGAAGATGCGGACTACCCGCACCTGGACAGAAAGACCCTATGAAGCTTCACTGTTCCCTGGGATTGGCTTTGGGCTTTTCCTGCGCAGCTTAGGTGGAAGGCGAAGAAGGCCTCCTTCCGGGGGGGCCCGAGCCATCAGTGAGATACCACTCTGGAAGAGCTAGAATTCTAACCTTGTGTCAGGACCTACGGGCCAAGGGACAGTCTCAGGTAGACAGTTTCTATGGGGCGTAGGCCTCCCAAAAGGTAACGGAGGCGTGCAAAGGTTTCCTCGGGCCGGACGGAGATTGGCCCTCGAGTGCAAAGGCAGAAGGGAGCTTGACTGCAAGACCCACCCGTCGAGCAGGGACGAAAGTCGGCCTTAGTGATCCGACGGTGCCGAGTGGAAGGGCCGTCGCTCAACGGATAAAAGTTACTCTAGGGATAACAGGCTGATCTTCCCCAAGAGCTCACATCGACGGGAAGGTTTGGCACCTCGATGTCGGCTCTTCGCCACCTGGGGCTGTAGTATGTTCCAAGGGTTGGGCTGTTCGCCCATTAAAGCGGTACGTGAGCTGGGTTCAGAACGTCGTGAGACAGTTCGGTCCATATCCGGTGTGGGCGTTAGAGCATTGAGAGGACCTTTCCCTAGTACGAGAGGACCGGGAAGGACGCACCTCTGGTGTACCAGTTATCGTGCCCACGGTAAACGCTGGGTAGCCAAGTGCGGAGCGGATAACTGCTGAAAGCATCTAAGTAGTAAGCCCACCCCAAGATGAGTGCTCTCCTATTCCGACTTCCCCAGAGCCTCCGGTAGCACAGCCGAGACGGCAAGGGGTTCTCTGTCCCTGCGGGGATCGAGTGACAGAAGTTTTGAGAATTCAAGAGAAGGTCACGGCGAGACGAGCCGTTTATCATTACGATAGGTGTCAAGTGGAAGTGCAGTGATGTATGCAGCTGAGGCATCCTAACAGACCGGCAGACTTGAACCTTGTTCCTACATGACCCGATCAATTCGATCAGGCACTCGCCATCTATTTTCATTGTTCAACTCTTTGACAACACGAAAAACCCATTGTTCAACTCTTTGACAACATGAAAAAACCAAAAGCTCTGCCCTCCCTCTCTATCTATCCATGGGATGGAAGGGCGGAGGCCTTTGGTGTCCCCTCCAGTCAAGAATTGGGGCCTCATAATCACTAGCCAATATGCTTTTCTTTTTCTCGCACGCCTTTCTTCGTTCATGGTTCGATATTCTGGTGTCCTAGGCGTAGAGGAACAACACCAATCCATCCCGAACTTGGTGGTTAAACTCTACTGCGGTGACGATACTGTAGGGGAGGTCCTGCGGAAAAATAGCTCGACGCCAGGATGATAAAAAGCTTAACACCTCTCATTCTTATTACTTTTTCAATATGAAAAAGAAAAAAAAATTAAAAATGAAAAGGTCGTCTTATTCAAAACCCCAATTATGAAATCCCCTCTCTCCCACTTCACACCTCGGAACGCACCGTTCTTATAGAGAGAAAGGCGCTTTCACATCTTCTTAACCCGAAATGGCTGGGGAGAGGAAAGGTTCCTTTTTTTTTTAGGGTACTCCTGGGAACAGATCCAGTGGAGACGAGGTGGGGCCTGTAGCTCAGAGGATTAGAGCACGTGGCTACGAACCACGGTGTCGGGGGTTCGAATCCCTCCTCGCCCACAACCGGCCCAAAAGGGAAGGACCTTTCCCTCTGGGGGTAGGAAAATCATGATCGGGATAGCGGACCCAAAGCTATGGAACTTGGGCGTGGGTCTTTTGCCGAAATGGAGTGGCCTTTTATTTATTATTTATCGTATATTTACTTTAAAATATAGTATTCCCGGCCAAAACAAAATAAGCATATTTTTTTTGTTTTACGCCCCGTAACTCTTCCTCAGCCAGGCTTGGGCAGAATAGCAGAGCAAGTACAAGTATTAGTAGCATAGAAAAAATGCGCTCCTCGTCATTAAATTAATGTGTTTGTTCGCGGTAATTGTGGCCTCTCGGGAGAATCGATGACTGCATCTTTGAGGCATTTGCTAGTACTAGTACATCTGAGAATTCTTAATTGGCTGGTTGTAAATAGCCCCAGGACTATGGAACAAAGAATTATCCCGGACTTACACCGAGGTATTGACGGTGATTCTCAAATATCGCAGAACAGAATGGGATACGATGAGATAGAATGCAATAGAAACAAAGACACAGGGAATGGGTTACCTGCTCTTAACGGTCAAAGCGAACCCTTTCATTCTGACATTCTGAATTCTTTAATTCGGAATGAATCAAATCTCCTCAAGTAGGATTCGAACCTACGACCAGTCAGTTAACAGCCGACCGCTCTACCGCTGAGCTACTGAGGAACAACGGGAGATTAGATCTCATAGAGTTCAATTCCCGTTCTCAACCCATGACCAATATGAACTCGAAGTTTCCTTCGTAACCCCCGGAACTTCTTCGTAGTGGCTCCGTTCCATGCCTCATTTCATAGGGAACCTCAAAGTGGCTCTATTTTATTATATTCCATCCAGATCCCAATTCCATTCATTTAATTTAATATCCCTGATGTGTCCATAAGAGATGTCGGTTCTAGGCTATCCGTTTCTATTTCTATATATGGAAAGTTCAAAAATCATCATATAATAATCCAGAAATTCGAAATAGAAATTCAAAAAATAAAGTAGTAAATTAATAAAAAAATTAATACATAAAATAAATACAATAATAGATAAAAAGAGATGCGACTTCCCCCTACATATTTTATACCCTCTCCTACAAAAAAACTTGTAATGCCTACTCCATTTGTAATTCCATCAATTACTCGCCTATCAAAAAAATGAGTTAGTTCAGCCAATCCTCTTATACCTTTTATTAAGGATATTGAATAAAAAGTATCTATGTAACCACGATTATATGACCAATCATATATCAAATATATTATTTTATCCAAGAAAATTCTTTTAGGACCCCTTTTTGCAAACGAATTTAGTAAGTTCAAATTTTGTAAAGATGAATAAAAAGGCTCATATAAAAGGAATGCTGTAAATATTCCGAAACAGGCTATACTTACTGAAAAAGTTGCATTTGTTAAAAATTCATACCAATCCTCAAAATTATTTGAATTTTGATGTAAAAGATTTATAGATGGAGTTAATAATTTGGATAATATATCCAAATGGATTCCTTCTTGATTAAAAGGAATTGCTATGGCTCCAACAAATAAAGTAAATAGAACCAATACAAGCATAGGAAATAGCATAGTATTATCCGATTCATGAGGATAAGAAAAGGAAGAAGCCTTCTTGGCGCCAAAATTCGTAATAGTAATAAGAGCCCCCTTTTTTACATTACCACCAATTCTATATGGCTTCTTCCAAAACAAAGAAGACCTTTCGTTATTATTCATTGTTAATAAAGGAGATAAACGAAAATTTCTGTTAATCATTTTTTGCTCTTCTTTACCCCATAGTTTTATTGAATAGAAAGAGCTATTTTTTTTTCCACTATAATTTTGAAAATGAATGTTTAAATGTCCTTCAAAAGTAAGTAAATAGATCCGAAACATATAAAATGCTGTTAATCCGGCCGTGGACCAAGCTATTATTGCAAAAATCGGTGAATACAACCAACTGTCACTAAGAATTTCATCTTTGGACCAAAAACAAGCAAGGGGTGGAATACCACAAAGAGAAAGTGTGCCCACTAAAAAAGCAATTTTTGTAATTGGCACATGCTTTCTTAAACCTCCCATAAAAACCATATTCTGGCTTTTATCTGGAGAATATCCAACAACAGCTTCCATGGAATGAATAATTGATCCGGATCCTAAAAACAACAATGCCTTCGAATAAGCATGAGTAATCAAATGAAATAAAGCGGCTCGATAAGAGCCCATACCTAGAGCTAACATCATATAACCCAGTTGGGACATTGTAGAATAGGCTAAACCTCTCTTAATATCTTTTTGAGCAAGGGCTAAAGTAGCCCCTAATAATACCGTTATTATACCTATCAAAGATATTAGATTCATTATGTAAGGTATAACTATGAAAAGAGGAAGAAGTCGGGCTACCATAAAAATTCCCGCTGCTACCATAGTGGCAGCATGGATAAGAGCCGAAATAGGAGTAGGCCCCTCCATGGCATCAGGTAACCATACATGAAGGGGAAATTGCGCAGATTTAGCAACTGCGCCGACAAATAATAGAGAGGCACATAAAGTAACAAATAAAAAATTAACCTCATTATTATAAATCAAGTTATTGAATATTTCGAACAAATCTTGAAATTCGAAACTTCCCGTTATCCAATAAAAACCTAAGATTCCTAATAATAAACCAAAATCGCCTATCCGATTAGTTACAAACGCTTTTTGACAAGCGTTTGCCGCAACGGGTCGTGTGAACCAAAACCCTATTAATAGATAAGAACACATTCCAACTAATTCCCAAAAAATATAAATTTGTATCAAATTAGAACTAGTAACTAATCCCAACATTGAAGTATTGAACAAACTCATATAAGCAAAAAATCTCAAATATCCTTGATCATGAGACATATAATTATCACTATAAATAAGAACCAAAATTCCAACAGTAGTGATTAATATTGACATAATAGAGGTAAGTGAATCAATAAAGTAGCCAAACTCGAAAGAAAAATCATTATTGATGGTCCAAGACCATACATATTGATAGATAGAACTTCTATTTATTTGCTGAATAGACAGATCGAACGAAAAAATCATAACTATACTTAACAATAAAATATTGGGAAAAGTCCACATACGACGAAGATTTTTTGTTGCCGTCGGAAAAAGTAGTAGTCCCATTCCTATTAAAATAGGAACGGGAAGTGGCACAAAAGGTATGATCCATGAATATTGATATGTATGCTCCATAAAAACTTTTTTTCTTATTCTTAATTAATCGTTTCTGATTCACCGGCTCTTATTGATTGAAAGGGGGCAATAAAAAAATCAAGATATTACAAAGTTAACTGGAATTTTCTATTCTTAATTTTTTAATCTTTTTCAAATATTTCAAAAATATTCAAATTCCGAAGTTAGAAGTAGTCAAATGATATCACCGAGTTACTAAAAAAAAAAAGAATTCTTTTTTTTTTTAGTTTTAGTAAGATTTTTCTGAAGATATCAATTATTATTACGTATTCCAATAATTTCTATACATAGATCAACAATGCAAAGAATTCCACCATAAAAAGGACTTGATTTTGATATGAATCATAGGATGTCCTATAACTTGACTTAATAAAATAAAAATGAATTGTTCGAATAAACAAACTCAAATAATTCATTTTTATTGCGGAACTGATTGATTGTCTTCCATTTCAATAAATGAATTTATTCTTGTAGGAAAGACTATCCGATATTTTATTTACATTTACATATAATTAAAGGAAAAAATGACTATTACTAAAATATTCTTTTTTTTTTTCAAAATTATGTATCCTTTAACAAATTAACTACGGGTCTCCTTCGAATTTGAAAATTAAAATTGGGCATACTCTCTCTTCGAGCTTGACCAATTACCAATTAATAGAAAAAAAATTCAAGTTTGTTTTTTTATTAGGTAGATAAAATGCTTTTTTTACACTTTTTGATGTATTTTTCATGTATAAATGTAGATGTATAAATTATAAATGTAGGACGACAAAAAAAATAGGCAGAGATAGAAAAGGAAAGACTTTTTTTTTACTTTTTTTTCTGGATATTGTATGGAATATAAATAAAAAAAAAATTATATCATATTGTTTTTTTGTTCTAGAATAGAAGCATTTTATGCTATTTTCCCATCTCTATTTATTTTTTTTTATGAAATTAGTAGTAGATATAATCTAGAAAATATATAGAATAGATAAATAATGACATAAAGAGACAGATCATTTTAAAAATAGATGTCTTTCACATCCAACTATAGCACTGAATAACCCTTTTTTTTGAATGGCAGTTCCAAAAAAACGTACTTCTACATCAAAAAAGCGTATTCGAAAAAATGTTTGGAAAAAGAAAGGATATTGGGCGGCGTTGAAAGCTTTTTCATTAGCGAAATCTCTTTCTACGGGTAATTCAAAAAGTTTTTTTGTACAACAAATAAATTTGGAGTAATCTGAATTGGTTCAACTCGAAAATGAGAGAATTTCTTTTTTAATTTCTTAATATTTTGAACTGATGATTTTGTCTACTGAATTCTAAGTCCCTTTTTTCTCTTATCTTTTAAAAAAGAATAAAGATAAGATACAAAGATTTTCTTTTTTGAACATCTTTTTTTTTTCATTTCGGGGGTGGGGATTCTTATTTTCCCCATCGCCCATTTGTTATGTTATAATAATTTGTTATTTTTAGAATATTCAATTTATAATAATAAATAATTAAATAATAAATAATTATTCTATTTTAGCTATAGCGGAGCACATAACATATATATATATATAAGAGCTTTAGTCAAAATCACTCTAATTTTCAATTTTGTAACTTTATCAATCATTATTTCTCTGAATTATTATATATCCTTCCCTTGATTTCAACCCAATTGAGAAAAACATCCTTTCTAATTTAGTGGATATACAAATAAAGTGCCCATTTTAAGTGATCTAAAAAAATCCTATGTTTGTATAAGAAAATGAATCAAGACATATTTTTAGAATTCGAAATTAGAAATACTTTTTTGAAGTATGGTACAATTATGACAGGAATCCAAACGCTTTTTATATAACGTGTACAGCCCCATATCTAGTTGGTTTGATAAATCCTTAAAACGCAAAATCTTAACGATTAATAGAAAGCTATGCAAATTTCATAAATCTTTTGAAATCGTTGGATGTGGTGCTGAAATTGTGATCTCTAAAAATCATATTTTTTTTATTCATTTATTCATTCAATTGATAAGCATTTTTTTTATAGATTCATAAAAATCATATAAAAAAATGAGAGATGAATCATTAAAAAATTAAAATGATAAAGAACACTTTTTTTTTGATTCTATCTATGAATTCAAGTCACAACTAGTTAGTTTAGTTACAATAGAGGAGTTCTCTTTTAGGAAAACACAAACTACAAAATCTCTATTGACGAAATAATTAAATAAAAGGATAATTAAATAAAAGGATAAATAAATAAAAGGATAAATAATAAAGATTCCTTTTTGAAGCTTCAAATTTTTATTTAAACGAGTTTTTATTCATCAATTTAAATTAAATGCTTCCTAAAAAATTTTACATTGAATTGACTTCCATCTCGACGATTGAATAAAAAATGGGTTATTATGATTTCGAGCAAGCCGCTATGGTGAAATCGGTAGACACGCTGCTCTTAGGAAGCAGTGCTAGAGCATCTCGGTTCGAGTCCGAGTGGCGGCATAGTATCTTCTAAAAGAGATAGAATAAGTCCTATAATGAATTTAATAATGAATTTAATTCTTGATTTCCATTCCATAAAATCTAGGAACCCTTGCTTTTTTCAGAATTTTTATGATTTTTTCAACTCTAGAGCATATATTAACTCATATATCCTTTTCAGTCGTTTCAATTGTAATTACAATTCATTTTTTAACCTTATTAGTCGATGAAGTCGTAGGACTAGATGATTCAT
Above is a genomic segment from Theobroma cacao chloroplast, complete genome containing:
- the ndhF gene encoding NADH-plastoquinone oxidoreductase subunit 5 gives rise to the protein MEHTYQYSWIIPFVPLPVPILIGMGLLLFPTATKNLRRMWTFPNILLLSIVMIFSFDLSIQQINRSSIYQYVWSWTINNDFSFEFGYFIDSLTSIMSILITTVGILVLIYSDNYMSHDQGYLRFFAYMSLFNTSMLGLVTSSNLIQIYIFWELVGMCSYLLIGFWFTRPVAANACQKAFVTNRIGDFGLLLGILGFYWITGSFEFQDLFEIFNNLIYNNEVNFLFVTLCASLLFVGAVAKSAQFPLHVWLPDAMEGPTPISALIHAATMVAAGIFMVARLLPLFIVIPYIMNLISLIGIITVLLGATLALAQKDIKRGLAYSTMSQLGYMMLALGMGSYRAALFHLITHAYSKALLFLGSGSIIHSMEAVVGYSPDKSQNMVFMGGLRKHVPITKIAFLVGTLSLCGIPPLACFWSKDEILSDSWLYSPIFAIIAWSTAGLTAFYMFRIYLLTFEGHLNIHFQNYSGKKNSSFYSIKLWGKEEQKMINRNFRLSPLLTMNNNERSSLFWKKPYRIGGNVKKGALITITNFGAKKASSFSYPHESDNTMLFPMLVLVLFTLFVGAIAIPFNQEGIHLDILSKLLTPSINLLHQNSNNFEDWYEFLTNATFSVSIACFGIFTAFLLYEPFYSSLQNLNLLNSFAKRGPKRIFLDKIIYLIYDWSYNRGYIDTFYSISLIKGIRGLAELTHFFDRRVIDGITNGVGITSFFVGEGIKYVGGSRISFYLLLYLFYVLIFLLIYYFIF
- the rpl32 gene encoding ribosomal protein L32, whose product is MAVPKKRTSTSKKRIRKNVWKKKGYWAALKAFSLAKSLSTGNSKSFFVQQINLE